In Sus scrofa isolate TJ Tabasco breed Duroc chromosome 12, Sscrofa11.1, whole genome shotgun sequence, the DNA window GGACCTGCACAGCAAGAGCCGAGGGAGGAGAAGGCCCCTCTCGGAGCAGCCCAGGAGAAAGCAGGCATCCAGCTCCAGCCTCGGGACACCCGGCCTTTCCCAGAGAGTGGTGAGGAGCAGGACTCTGTGGGGAGGGGGCGTGTGTGTGTCAAAGGGCACAGGATAGGTGCTCAAAAGTTGGCTGAGCTCATCCTGGCCTTACTGTTCTTACCTCTCAGGTGAGAGAGAGCCTTAGCCTGTTTCATTACCCACAAAACTGGGAATAATGAGAGAACCTGCCTTATAAGGAAGCTCTAAGGATTAAATTTCTGTAATATCTGCCTGTAAAGCCTCACCAGCATCTCCTGGCTTTAGAGAGCCCTAAAACAGTTCCAGGAAATAGTTGGTTCACTTCCTGCCTCATCATCTCCACGGCCCCGGACCCCTAGTCCATGATACCTCTGCCCTggaaatctttttctcttttaactttctCATGGCTCCCCAACCATACTTTTCAGGCTGTAAAAGAGTCCTGAGTGAGACGCAGCCTGTCATCACCTTTATCCACCATCTACTCCCCCATCGGAAAGACCTCTTCAGACTCTCTTATGTCTGTACTTCTACCCTTCAGATTTGCCACAAAAACTTCCTCCCCAGCCTGCATCCATCCTCATCAGCATCCTCTCCTCTAGCCCTGAGGCGACTCTAGACTGAGAGCCTCAGGACCACACACTGTCCTCACTTTGTCCTTGCTGGGCGCCGTAACCTCATGAACCATTGGATATGTGACATGAAATATGTTCCTAATCGAGAAGATTCTATTCAATACTTGGTTTGGCAccacaacaccaccaccaccaccagacaGAAGCATCTGAAAATTCAAATTCCTATTAGCAGCAAAATGGGAAAAACTTGAACTGGAGATTAATCTTAGAGTTTGTTTCAAAAGTATCTTTTTACTTCCCAGCACTTCCTTGCCTTTCATGCAGACTTTTGCCTgcctcctttatttttgttttctacgTCTCTCTTCAAAGCTAACTATTGTTTGATGTTTTTTTAAGCGAGCATATTTCAGATTTCTTTAACCACAAGCATTCAacctggggaaaaaatgtattttttaaagtcttgagTTATCTTACAGCAATTGCTCTTTGTCTTCTTTAGACTATAGATAGTGTTACAGTTAAAACACAAAAGGCAACtatagccacttgtgatggagcatgataatgtgagaaaaaagaatgtatgcatgtatgtgtaactgggtcaccttgttggatagcagaaaattgacaggacactgtaaaccagctataatagaaaaaataaaaatcattattaaaaaaaaaaaacacacaaaaagcatCATAGGTGTTTTAGGAACGAAAAGGCAAAGCACTGGgtgtttctgtcgtggcgcagtggttaaaaaatccaactaggaaccatgaggttgtgggttcgatccctggccttgctcagtgggttaaggatccggtgttgccgtgagctgtggtgagggtcacagacttggctcagatctggtgttgctgtggctctggtgtaggctggtggctatggctccgactcgacccctagcctgggaacctccatatgccacgggagtggccctagaaaaggcaaaaaaaaaaaaaagaaagaaaagtcaaagcacttttttcttcctcttttaaggAGCAGGTCAAAGTGAAAGGCAGAGAGCACAGGGCAGGCAGGAGGCCCAGGACAGGCAGTCATCCCTCAAATAAAAGAGCCAGCTGCTTAGGGACCCTTTTCTGTGGCTACAGATTTGCAGGACATGGAATGACTGGGAAGAGGTGAAGGTTTCAGAGTCAGGAGGAGAAGGTGCCTTAGGAGCCCTTGTGCCTTTTCCCTCACTGCCGcgctttctcattttccttttcctgcacGATGTTGGTGGATCACTCCACAGTTTCTTGATGATactattttttcctatatttttaaagagtaaatcctaaaaaGAAGGCCATGccttgaaatttcttttcttttctttttccttttttttttttttttttttttttggtctttttgccttttctagggctgcttcctgcggcatatggagattcccaggctctgggtctaaacggagctgtagctgccagcctacaccagagccacagcaatgcaggatccaagccacatctgcaacctacaccacagctcacagcaacaccagatccttaccccactgagcgaggccagggatcaaaccctcaaccccatggttcctagtcggagtcgttaaccactgagccatgacaggaactcctgaaatttcaaATGACAATTTTGTAATGTTCCAATAAGGAACTATTAGAAAAAACAGATAAGtggcaggagggaagaaaaaaggaagcaaactTTTCCACTGTACAGCCCCATCACCAAGAGACAGCCATTGTTCATATTTAAACAAATAGCCTTCCGACTTTTGTCATGTTTAGAttgaatatttttaagcttttattttcatgCCATAAATCCTAATCTAAGTGTCATTTCTCCATATATCCAGAACAggtatatttacattttcaatcAGTTATTGCAGAAGATGATGCAGAGCCCGAGGACAAAGGGTCATTGCCACAGCCGCCCATTGCTGAGGTGGAAGCACAGGTGCTCAGGGAAAAACTCACCTCCAGCACCTCTACGTTTGAAGGTGCCTCGGAAGCTGAGGCCCCTTTCGAGGAGCAGCAGAGAAATCTCAGAGGGGAGAGACCGCGGCGGCCCCCCGCCCGGGGGAAGAGCTTCGGGCAGATGGTCGTCACCCATAAGACACCTCCCCCAGGGAAGAAAGATCACGAATGCCTTGAATGTGGTAAAGCCTTCATTTACAACTCACACCTTATAATCCACCAGAGAATTCATTCCggagagaaaccctataaatGCAGTGACTGTGGGAAAACCTTCAACCAGAGCTCAAACCTCATTcagcatcagagaattcacacaggagagaagccCTACGAATGTCgtgaatgtgggaaggccttcaggTGGAGCGCTCACCTCGTTCAGCATCAGAGGATTCATTCGGGGGAGAAGCCCTTCGAGTGTAATgagtgtgggaaggccttcagtCAGAGCTCCTATCTAAGTCAGCACCTGCGAATCCACAGCGGAGAGAAGCCTTTCCTATGCAGAGAATGTGGGAAGGCCTACAGGTGGAGTTCAGAGCTTGTGAGGCATCAGAGAGTTCATGCTGGGAAAGAGCCCTTCGCGGGGACCCAGGGGAGAAAGCCTCCAGACAGAACTGGGCTTTTGTCTAATCAGTTTTAGGACTAGAGTCCATAAACGTTTAGGCACCTTAAGATTTTTCCTGTGTCTTTCTTGATTTAGGAAAAACTCTTTATCTAGTCCCACGTGCAGGTCATCACTCCCTCTGTTTGAGATGCATGTGCCAACCAGCACGCCTTTGGCTGTGAGTAACGGCCAAGATGCCAACTTCGGCAGGGTTCcgggcctggcacagggcagccGCGCAGGCAGTGGCCGCTctatgttagtatttttttttttttttttttttttgtctttttgctatttctttgggccgctcccgcggcatatggaggttcccaggctaggggtcgaattggagctgtagccaccggcctacgccagagccacagcaacgcgggatccgagccgcatctgcaacctacaccacagctcacggcaacgccggatcgttaacccactgagcaggggcagggaccgaacctgcaacctcacggttcctagtcggattcgttaaccactgcgccacgacgggaactcctatgttagtATTATTATGAATGGATCTTTGCTCCTGGTCCTTCCTCAGCCCCGTACTGATCTGCCTCTTGGGGCATGAGACAGAAACCACACTAGTTATTTGAACAGGGAAAGTTTAATATAAAGACATGCTAACTAGCAAAAGGATGACCTGTCAAAGGAGATTCAGAGGTCGTAAATGATAGGGGAATAGCCGCATGGGAAGCAGCTTTCCCACGGGCTGAGGAAAAGTACCCAAGGAAGAAGCAAACTTAGGAGACACGctcccccactccccccgccgccccccccacacacacacggggCCCAAGACGCACGGACAGGCATGGCTACTGGTCCGTACAGGTTTGCACCAGCCACGTGTACACACCTTTTCACCAGCCTGTGCTGAAACTGGCAATGGGGAGAGTGTTCACGCCATGAAAGTCAGTGAACACTACAAAGcagggctttttttaaaaaaacaacttgttAAATATTGACCAACATGACACTGGCTGGTGAAGTTCAAGGCGCTGCAGGCCAGAGCAGGAAGCCCCTGGTCGAGGTGCCCGTGAACTCAGCAGAGGACGGGTGCCAAACCATAAGAACAAAAAGGGAAAACTGCCAGAACCAGGAGAGGCCCCTTCCTCCTTGCCTTGTCCCTCTGGTGTCCTTTACTGGCAAAGCCTGACACTGTGCCAGctggcagaggggagaggaggacgGGCCCAGCTTGGTGGCAGAGAGCAGGGCAGACGTACCGGCTTGGCGTCAGGAGGCAGTTCCCTGCGAACAGGCCGCCGTGGTACAAGCTCCTTCCCCCTCAGGACCTCTGTCCTCATTCTCTGCTCCCTAACCCCCCACTCCTCCCAGATAGGACGGAAGTCAGCCTTTACTTTTTCTAGATCCCCACTTAAATGTCACCTCTCTGGGAGAGGCGTTTCCTGAGTCTCACATACgcgttttctttctctctcacacagatGTCCAAACACGAGCAGGTGATCAGCAAACTAAGCCCACAGGCCAAATCCAAGGCCAGCCGTGCCTGTTTTTTTATACTCCAcagctaagaatggttttaacagggttttttgtttgtttgtttgttttgtctttttttgccatttttagggccgtttccatggcatatggaggttcccaggttaggggtcaaatcagagctgtagccaccagcctacgccagagccacagcaaagcgggatcggagccatgtctgcaacctacaccacaactcacggcaacgccagatccttaacccactgagcaaggccagggatcaaacccaaaacctcgtggttcctagtcagattcattaaccactgagccacaacgggaactccttaacagtcttttaaatgtaaaatgcatgtggcccacaaagcctgaAACACTTACTTCGGGCCCCTTACGCAAAGTTTGCCACGTCCTGGTCTAAGGGTCAGCTCAGTTTAGTTTCACCCGCTACTTCAGGGACCCACCTCACTCCGTCCCCTGGCCTAGGATGTACTTGCAGGGCTAAAGCTGGATCATCACCGTATTCCTGTTCCAGCTGCCAGCAAGAGTGAAGGAACGGTCTCAAGGACAGTTTCCTTTTCAGCAGCTGTCACAGAAGGTGCCCCAGTCTTTTGGTGAGGATTCAGTTACACAGCCACATCGAGCAACCAGGGAAGCTGGCAAACACCTCCGGCAGGATGGCAGTTGGCCCAGTTAGCACCGTGGAGAAGGAGGAACAAATTGGGGAGGACGATGAGCCCTGCTCCACCCCCAGGAATGTTCTACCAATGGACAGGGGAAGAAGAGTCCTGTCTCAGAAAGAGAGCAGAGCAGGAGCTGGGATGGGACGAGGGGTCAGGGTACAGATTAGAGCTTGGGCCTTGGTGGGCTACTCCAGAAATAGCCTTCATTCTGGCTGTAGCtaccccccccgcccgccccccccccacgtATTTGTCACTCTAAGAAAAGCTGaagccagaaaaaatattttgtaggcAAAACGTTGACCCGAAGGCATCTCTTTTGACTTTGTTAGTACAAAAGAAGCTATTCCAACAACAGAGGTTCTGTACACTTAGTCTGATGGTGTTACAGGAACTAGTTCCTTATCCAGGAGGGGTTCCCAGGAGTTAAAGGTGCCATGCTTGGCCAATCATTATCTGTTCTTTCTGTGTGTGCATGCCCGGCTCACAGGTGCATTCTGGAATTCACTGACAGCAGGAAGTTCTCCCAAATGGGCAGCTGAATAGAGAAAAGAACTTGTACCTGCTATGTGGTCTTTTGTCCACAGGAgcagacagaggaagaaacagacgTTTCCTGTTCTTGGGAAGCGGACAGGCAACCTGAGGAAGCCATGTTAACCCTTTTGATAGAGATTTCAGAGCAGATACAGTACTGGGTACTGGTGACGTGGTCTGGAGAAGTGGGTACTTAGGTacttgagggcagagaccacgGGGGTTGGTAAGAAATAGACCAAAGAGTGTCCCCTGCCTACCAGGTCCAGAGCTGCTTGTTTATTCCATGCACATCTAGGGAAAGCTCTCCCATCAGAAGGAAATGCAAGGTGCACGTGTGAGCAAGTACTTTTATACCCACAGAAAGAGAACAGGTTATGCTTTTGCAAACTGCAATTCCTGGACCACGAGCAGTGGCTTCTAATATAGTGAAACCAAGGTCATGGAATAATTGCAGTTAGAACAGTTTCATTTACAGGAGCTTACAGTTTCAGGGGAGTTCTTGTCTGTGTTATCTCTTTCTTTGGCTCCACCAGGAAAATCTTGGAAGCGGAGAGAGGCACAAGCAAGAGAGCCCCGGCAGGAATGAAGATGTGGACTATTCAGGAAGCTGCTGCTGCAGGGACTTGCAGGCCAAGGCAAGGAGTTTGAGCATCTGATAGAGCAGGAGGCTCTCCTTGGCCCATCTTCCTGCTGCCAGCTTACCCTTGCACCCTGGTCTTCTGGGGTGtggccactgagcagggcaggcccCTCAGACGTTGCTCCTGGCCTGGGGGCGGGAGCGGTCAGTGGAGGGAGAGTGCAGCACTTCTCTCCGGGAGCATCTTGAAGGGTTAGCGCATTTTCTGTCCTGGTCAGCAGATGTGTATTGAGCAGGATGATGGCACCGCCCCCTCCTTGCCAGCACCACGTGCTGCGCTGTAGTTGGGAGAACCTGTCTCAGCAGCAATGGCCAGTTCAACaatgcaggggctggggagggggggtgtgcTGTCTGGAGGCAGGAAGCGGATACAGATCCCGAAGCTCAGTACTCACTGACGCCTGTGTGTGGGAGTCCACTAGGGCTGCCCTAACAAAGTGGAtggactgggtggtttaaacaatagaagtttattttcttaagattctggaagctagaagtccaagatcaaagtgtcgATAGGGTGggttcttctgaggcctctctccttggcttgcagatgtcCACTGTCGCCCTGTGTCTTCACTggtcttccctctctgcccatctGTGGCCTGATTTCCTACGACGGGGGCACCAGTCATGTTGGGTTAGGGAGCACCCTAATAACTTCATCTTTAACTTCATTACCTCTTTTCAGATGCCATCGCCAAACGCAGTCATTCTGAGGTGCTAGAGGTGGGGACTTCAGCATGAATTTTGTGGGGGGACACAACTCAGCCTCGAGTAAATCATTTGATCTCTCCTAGTCTCAGCTTTCTCCTCTGTGAAAAGGGGGGGAATAATGGTACCGGTCCATGAGTGGTGATGGTGGGGATTAAATGTGATAACGCTTTGCCCAGGGACAAGAACAGGTAGATTCTTAATAGAAATTATCTTATATTAGTGGTATGAAATTGTTGAAGGGCAACAGTGTCCTGAGTTATGTGTGGATATTCCAGAATCTAAAAAACCAGCCAGGGAGTAAGTTaagcagagaaggggaaaaaaatgtgataaacaCTTCTTATGCACCTTGATATCCCCAATCCATAAAAAAGcagtgagaagagaaagagacgtGTCAGTTAGTGACTGTGGTGGATGCCAAAGTGTGCCCCCCCCATTCCCCTTCACAGCAGGCACAAGTGCTGTCTGCTGACAGCTGTCCCTCACCAGGAACTGCCCTAGGCTAAAGCTGCCTCACCTGAGTTTCTAAGCCCTCCCAGGAGCAGCCCACATCCAATCCATGGGGCTTGGGCTTGAGGgttggagaaaaggagagagcttCAGAGACCTGGCCACCCTTCTCGACGGGAGACTTCTCTGAAAGGTCCTCCCAAACTTCCCTCAGGTTGATGAAGGCTTTGGCGGCAGCTGCATCACCATTTAACTTCTCTCTCGGCCCAGCCCGTGGCCCCTTTTCTCTCACAGGCGCTCCCAAGAGCATTCCCCAGCACACTTCCCGCGCCTGCACCCTTTCAAAGTCTGCTTCCCAGGGATCTCAACCTCTGAAAATTAGAAgcaccaaataaataaacagagtaAAGAGATGTGGGGGGAGTGAAAATTGCCTGGATTTTTAagtcattaattctttttttttttttgcaagtcaTGAATTCTTAGAGAAGCCACAGGTCTCTGCCTGTCCTGCTCTTTTGTCTGTCATGCATCAAAGCATCCGTTTATTTAGGTATCGATTCATCGCATCCCGAGTGCCTTACCAGGAAGAGGTTTACAACCGAGGGGGGGGGGAAACAGGTAGACAGGGAGTTGCCTATGTTGGGGTGCGAATCCCCCCCCCAAGCTGCTATGGGAGCACACGGGAGAGAGTGTGCATCGGAGCACAGTGCTGCAGGCATGATACGGATACCGAGGATGAGCAAGGACCAAGGACGAGGGGGAGAGAGGACAGAAGGGGAGAGAGTTCCGGACAGAAGGTACACCGCGGCGAAAGGCCAACAAGAGTGAGGGAACGTTGTTTTGCTGTGCCTTTAAGCTCCTCTCCGTCCCCACCACAGTCCAGCCCAGAGGAGGAGGGCACCACCAGCTGATCGAGGACACAGAagcatttctctcctttcctgatGATATTTTGGGTCATCTGTGACCCAGACCTCTGCCCACTTCAACCCACAGCGGCCCCCTTAGCAGAAGGCTGATCAACTCTGCCGACCCCGAGCTCATGCTCCACACCTATCTTCTTAGTCCCTCTGCCAGCCTGGGAGGACAgggcttcttccttccttctgaagCTACACCTGCCTTCTGGACCTTGCGTCTGTCTCTTCCCACTGCCACTAAGTTAAATTATAATGATTCGTTGTTAGATAATGATCGTAATAGGCCTGGTTGAAGTCCGAAACAGCCTGGGCCGCGGCAAATCCTCCATAGACATCTAGGACCGGCGGACTAGGTCCCACCCGGGGACGTAGAATGTCCTCAGAAACGACAGATAGCGGCGGCCTGAGAGACACCGGCCCCGGTCCCGACCCCAGGACTTGACACTGGACCCGCCGGCCGCGCGCTCAAGGCGAAGAGCCCACCCCAGGGCCGCTCCGACCTCAGCCCTCGGCCCCGCCTGGGCCCTGGCAGGAAGGCCCCCGGGGGCCTCGACCAAGCAGCGCGGCGCCCCACCCCGGGCCCCCCGCCCGCCGGCTCGCGCACACACTCGGGGCTCCCGGCTTCCGAGAGCGGCCGCAAGGTCAAGGCCCGGCGCCCGGCTCGGTGCGGCTCCTACCTCTTGTCCCCGAGGCAGTGGCAGCCAAGCGCTTTCGGCGACTTCTTGGAGATTCGGCGGCGCGGGCAAAGTTGGGTCCCCCGGTGAAAACACTGCCTGCAAAGCGTGGTACAAGTCAGTCAACACCAGCGTTCTCGTCGGCGGCACCGCAGGAGTGATGGGAGTCGCAGCCGAGTCCCGGTGCGACGCCCGGGGCTGGAGACAAAGACGTGGCAGGGAGTGGAGAGGGTGAGCTGGGGTCCTGGGGCTCGTGGAGAGGGCTGCGCCTGCCCGGTCGGCCGCtgctccccagctcccagccGGCCGTCCTCCTTCCCTTCCGTGCATCCTTCCCAGCTCTCGCGGAGGATGCAGCCACCCCGCTTCGTGGGAGAACCGAAGCCTTCTCACCTACTCTGCTTCCTACTCCGCAGCGCCGACAGCTACTCGATAGCCCAAGTCCCCACCAGCCTCGTAGCGCTCAGCCCCGTGCCTCGCACAAGTCCCTTTGAGTCGCCGGCGCTCAGCAAGTGGTGGATGAATGCGCAGGGACCCGTGTTATTGAGGCCCTCGCCCTCACCAGaatcgccccccacccccaccccaacgcCCCGCCTCCCACTGGATTTTACTGAGGCTCTGGCTCTCGTCCATTTTCAGGGGTTTACTCAGGCGGGTAGTCTTGGCATCGCTTCTTTCCCAAAGTGAGAGTTGTGATGAGGGAGAGGTGATGGGGTCCAAGGATGGGGTTCACATGGCCCGTGAACTCCCTGAATTTAGGTTCAcgtgagtttttctttttctttttccctcccccaTCGGCTGCATGCACATTTTTCTAGGCAGAGCTTTCCTGAGTTTCAAAGAAGATCCCAGACCTAACAACCTTAGGAACCTGCCTTGGACCAGGAGTCACTtagaagaacatgaaaaaaaacaaaaaccttagaCAGCAATAATAAACACCAGCTCAGAAATCTCTGCAATaaggtgataaaaaaaaaaaaaccaatccaaCGAAGATCCAGACTCTTACATTGTTAATCATGAAAAGCTAGATAAACGTAACACTTGCCCTGTTATGAAAGATAAAGGATCTCACCAAGCAAAGCAGATCGACAGAGTGAACAGCTTATGCAAAACGAGAAGCTAACAAGTGCATGTTGGGGTACAAGCTAACGGGGAAATGGAGATGGCAGGAAACTGGCACACAAAGTCATAGTAAGACCACAATGCAACTGTACTTTGGAATATAAACATTAGAAAGGcatcaaatcagtaaaattacaaagaaatctTTATTTACCTGAAGTGTTAGTACACCAATAAAACCGTTTAACTAGGGAGGATGAAAATGTACATGAACATTGCTGCAAAAATTCTGAAGAGTATTGCTGGGTATCGTGCTAGGTCTTGGAGATTGTGAGGCCTGGTGTTTTTACCAGgtctaaaattaagaaaactcacctcttttctctccttgaTAGAATTCCACTTGTACAAAATTATGACTACCAGTCATAACTATAAAATGGTTTGATTCTGGCTCCCAAGTAAATTTAGGGGGAGGAGCAAACAAGGAAAAGTCATCTTCCTGAGATAGCGGGTGGGGTGGGCAAGGGCAGGGAAGGAGGTTACAggatgtgtgtgttgtgtatgtgaCAAGGTGGAAGGTAACTTCACTCATCAGAACTCCTCTTGAGAAAGCACTCGTGTAGGGTGGAAGATTGTTCTTACAATGTGAGATGAGACTTCCCTCCCCTAAGAATATGATCAGGCACAACAAAAGCTGATCACTAAATTGCCTTCTAGTGTTCCAATGAGTGGTTTGTTAACTGAAAGGCCTTTTGCTGAGCAGTGGGTTTCAGTAGGCAATGGagctggggggtggaggagggtggacTGAgtatctggcaaaaaaaaaaaaaagagccaaggtGACAGCCCTGAGAAGGGAAGACGAAGAGACAACTCTTCAGTGGCTGTTTGGCCAAGAAGGGACTTCTGAGAACAAAATGCCTGCTAGGATATGAACCCCCTTCTCCACCTGTTATACACCAGCGTCTTCAGGAAAGTCCACATGACTCAGGGATATGCTTGTGTGAGGGGAAGCATCCTTGCTGGAAGGCGAGCTCCCCATCATGGGCTGGCAAGGGATGAGTATGCAAATAAAACATTCAAACCCAGGAATTGGCAGGCGATAGGTGACATTCAGGTTTCATGTGAGAAAGGTATGTTTGGCTGTAATTCCACTTGAGCTTGCACAGTGAACAAAGGAATGAGAGCACACTGAACTTGTAATCACTCTACGGAAAGAGGTAAGTTAAAGAACTTCTGCTAAAGTCTGACTACTAGAGGCAGAGGTACCTAGAAGGATGTGGAAACTGTGTAATCAACTGTTTTATTTGTACAGCCCTTAGGCATGAACCTGGGGGGACAAATATCGGGGTACAGAATAAACCTACTTGTGACGAAGGACATGATTTAAATCCATTCTATTCAAATTCAGGTAGTAATTCATAACAGAAAGAAAACGTCAAAGGATTTCCAATAAGGCAGTAACACACACACCCGTCCCCAGCACAGCCCAGCAGTCAGGAGCACTGCTGTTGGTCAGGCaccaaccagctgtgtgactgcAGGCAAGTTACCTGacacctcccctgcccctcacctTTCAAACTGGGGACAACTACCCACATCCCTGATGGCTGTGTGGCTCTGTAAATTAACTAAAAAGCATTCAACTGAACACTTAAAATAGACGAATTTTAGGGCGTATAAATGATAGctcaatgtagttttttttttttttatttaaagagagtACCCACATTATAGAGAGGATATGAAAGTAAAACATAAAGAGTCTGGCACTGTGACTGGCACaggtaaaaattcaataaatactagTAATTAGTAGTAGCAGAATAAAGAGATTAAAGAATAGAACACTGATacgtaaattttttaaaaaa includes these proteins:
- the ZNF232 gene encoding zinc finger protein 232 isoform X2 — encoded protein: MGSNFPALSIALNSPWMYNRTEKRDPPSPAPPAPKPRFLEASRRAGRPNRCASWSARLAPCGPGLGHTGPVVPREAGAGRARRGGGGRGPGCAGAHLSLREGGQRGAQKRPEGSSGSSEGTGDQEKIMMMETREEKQAWKRETGLRGNYSPSQEIFRQRFRQLCYQEAPGPREALRRLRALCCEWLRPERHTKEQILEFLVLEQFLTILPEELQSRVRGHHPQSAEEAVTVLEDLEKGHDEPGPQVPGPARGPAQQEPREEKAPLGAAQEKAGIQLQPRDTRPFPESEQVYLHFQSVIAEDDAEPEDKGSLPQPPIAEVEAQVLREKLTSSTSTFEGASEAEAPFEEQQRNLRGERPRRPPARGKSFGQMVVTHKTPPPGKKDHECLECGKAFIYNSHLIIHQRIHSGEKPYKCSDCGKTFNQSSNLIQHQRIHTGEKPYECRECGKAFRWSAHLVQHQRIHSGEKPFECNECGKAFSQSSYLSQHLRIHSGEKPFLCRECGKAYRWSSELVRHQRVHAGKEPFAGTQGRKPPDRTGLLSNQF